The sequence CAAGGCATCCACTGTTTCTGTCCTATACCCTCCAGTTACATATATAGTAGGACCCAGGAGTACAACGCTATAACTTTCTCTTGCAAAGTCCGGCATGTCTTTCCCCTGCACCCATGTGTTTGAAATGGGGTCCCATATGTGGACTTCACACAGAGGATGCCAGTAGTATCCACCTATAACATACAAGCTGCAAGTTAGTTTCTTGCAGCATTGGGAGAAACCTTTGCTTGGCTTTAAAGAGCTGAGAATTAGAGATAGCAGTTTGCTTTCAGAGCAACGTCTGTGTAGACCTAAAGCAGTTACGAGGTAAAGGTCATCCACCTGGAGGTCAATGCAGCTAAGAAGCTCTGGAAGATGGTCTATTCGAGTCACAGTGTCATGTGCGACCCACCTCACCACTGCCTCCAATAGGGTCTCATCTTTCCGAATATTGAGGTTCTCCGTTGCTAATATCACCATGAGCTTTTGGAGGTCCATCTCTAGAAACTCCTCTTGATGTTTGAGCTCCTCAAAGCGCCCGAGTATGACCCTCCTAGCTTCACGTTCCAAAGCAGGGCAAACATGAAGCTCGGCGAATGACTGCATCCCAATGCAATTATCAACATCCAACACCCGCATCAAAAAGTTTTCGCATGCGTTCTTGAGGGAGCTAAACTGCAACAAGTCTGCAGTCTCCAAAAGACTTTGAACATTGCTTTGGGTTATGCTGACCTTCGAAGTGTAGACGTAGTTCACCAAGGCACCTAGAATCTCGCCGTCTATGCAAGGTAGGTTGATGATGTCTTTTATACGCTCCCTCATGTCTAAAGTGAACATGACTCTGAAGTAGGAGCTTCGGGCTGATAGGACAGCCTTGTGACAGTGGAAGACCTCTCCAGAAGAACACTGCAGGGTGATGTCTGTGAACAGACCTCTGGTTTGAAAGTCATGGAGAGCATCCAGCACCTCTGATGAGTGAGTGGCATCGCAGAACTCATAGGAGTAACTGCTTTGAACCTTTCCTGACATTGCAACTGGAAAGACAATTTGATCAAATGAGCTTCAAGCATTGTAACAAAATGAACTTTTTGTAAaagaaccatggtattaccataaaaTATAGCCTACAATGGAAACCTTGAAAGTAATTCCATGGTATTTTGAACTACTTTGTAGGTACTACTATGATAAAACTATACTTGTAGCCTACCATGTTACGTGCCCGAAATACAATGCCAAGATGTATTTTTTGGGGATTGTTATGTAGTCCTATGCAATTTTGatttattacaaattaattagaAGTCAATTATAATGGTACTAGTGTACATTTCTACGGATAAACAGGATACAGCAAGAACACAGAGCTGTAGAAACCAAAATTAACAGTTTAGATTTCACAgtaaaatttgaaattgaaaacgTCGCCAATTGTAACATGTTATTGGgctgtaaataaaaatatttacaactGAATCGAATGCAGTAAACGTAGTTGTGGCTAGATGTCACAATTTTGTGAATATTTCTCAGAGAActttaggtttatttttgaaagtttttgAACATTTGTAGGAAAAAGATTGTTTTTGTGACAATGTGCCCCTCTATATGGGGTAATTTTCACAACCAGAACCTGCCATCATCAAAACTTTAATCATTTAAACAACTGACACACAAAGCAATAAAATAGAAATggtaatatgaaaaaaaaaaaaaaaaaatatatatataggctatatatatatatatatatatatatatatatatatatatatatatatatatatatatatatatatatatatatatatatatatatatatatatatatatatatatatatatatatatatatatatatatatatatatattattattattattatttattttattaaaaataataaaaaaacattttttctattttattgctTTGTgtttcagtgtatatatatatatatatatatatatatatatatatatatatatatatatatatatattattattattattattatttattttattaaaaaataataaaaaaaacatttttctattttattgcTTTGTgtttcagtgtatatatatatatatatatatatatatatatatatatatatatatatatatacatttatataaattccatcaaaatgaattgcgtaaacttgaataaaataaaatgtaaaaaatgtaaatatttaaagttttatcaATTTAATTTTCTTAAAGATCACACAATTCAAtgtaatggaattttgttattaaactgaaatgtgtaaatgtataaaataggctaaatatatattttgaagtgCATTAGACCaacattcatttttaataaatagttCAATCTTTGTTAAAATCTCGCTTCATTAtaggatatttttttttccaacatATATTATTAACATATAATGATAGTctattttatgaaggatttaactcacaaagaagaagagaaaaaaaaaatcaaaagtgaGACAGTTTTGATTTATGTATTTGAAATCAACACACAAAACCAATGCAAGAGAAAACGCGCCTTTATATATTTGGACTTTTGCCTCAAAAAACTCAGTTTCTGAAAGACAGGCTACCCttatgacaactagccccggtctatATACAAGCAAGCTTACCTCCTTATCGATTGTCACAGCtcgtttttttaatttattttgtatgcgTCGCTTAGAAGTTTATTCCCAGCAGTGCGTCTTCACGGACAGTTCAGACATGTGGCCCCTGAATTTAGCCTCAGCCGCAACAGAATGTCGAGCTCCTATTTTGGTATCTGTATATGCTGGAGAGACTCCAGTCTGTCACCCTCCACTTCAGAATCAACACAGCACCCATTACAAAATACCATCCCAATGCATTTAATTAAACGAGCAAAATCTGATTGCTTTTGTTTTGAGATACATTTGCAATGCACTGAGATATAAGAATAGTTTTCACGTTTCAGTTGTCATGGCAGTATTGAGTCTAATCCTAATAAGGCTTTAAACCCGTTGCATAATAAAGGCTGGAGGGGGGGACAGTACCAAGGGCAGCCGAACACCAAGAATTAATCCATTCTGAGCGCTTTATCATATTCTGGACTCAACAGAGATTATTTATTGCTTAGCGACGGTGAATTATTTGCGTGTAGTTACCATTAAGTCCACAGGGTACATTAAAAAGACAGAAATAACTCATGGTTACCATAGAAACAGTGTGAGGGTCATTTATGACATGAGTGCCCTTTCCCGTTTGAAAAGCGTTTTTttattaaggaatattccgggttcaaagttaagatttattcttatttatttttttttggcataatgatgattaccacaataaaatagctattttcgactcgtccttcctttaaaaataataataataataattattattattattaaaaaatatggaTGTTACGGTGGCACTTATCaaggaataataacaataatgattataataataataaataaacacataaatgctTCAAAACACAAATGGGGCCAaatggaagtgagtggggccaatttttggagggtagaaatgtgaagcttataaatgtACAAAACTACTTACATTAAtccttttatatttctttagctgtaaagttgtttaaatctttttgTGGCCGTTTTAAGGTTAGGGTTTACAGCGTTgcattgtaaaattggatataactgctcagaaaaggttagtaggCCTTAGTGATTACATCATGTCTTgtgctacacttttgaaacatttatggattggccccattcattctaCTGatagtgcctcaatgtaaccaagATTTAAATGGAGTgacgagtcaaaatgattttttttaaatcaatattatgacacaaatgctgtcgattgaggttaacttgtattgaacccggaatatttcttgaAAGTATTTTCTTGGTACTTGTAAGATTTTAAACATTCCATCAGATAATGTGTTTAAGTGTTGATCATTTGCATCATTACATTTGAGAGAATTTAATGCTGATACTTCTAGTTTTCAATTATCAATTGTTGTTTACTATAAAATCATGGTAAGCGTTGACATTTGAAGATCACCTTCTGCTGACAAACATACAGTTGTATGTAGTGCCAATAggcaatatacattttagactcccaaacattccttctgcAAATAGAATAGGGAGccttgcaacagatggcatggtcccacagaacatcgagtcagtctgagattaaatgaagagatagaagcaattgagacagccgaaatatatagaagaactgtggtgaattctccaagaagctccTATCTGCCAGCAACCAAGAAAAACAGTGTCTATGCGTCCCTCGGAGAACTGGagctgttttgaaagcaaagtTGGTCACAACAAATATTGGTTTAGCTTTTTGAATTTTTACTAGACTTTGGATGaagttaattgaaaaataaaaacaaattatggcattttttttttttttttttaaagtgcctaAATCGTTTGAAATTATCATAAAGAAATCAATACAAAAAGAGGAGAAAGTgatatgacaatatttttattataagtgTATTTAAAACATGGGACAATATGATGGCAACAGTATTAATTTATTATCTGGGGACACCACTTAAaatcttttaataatatattatatttaaaaatgttagttATCATAGATAATACTCCTAATGTTAGCTTTATTCTCcatagattttgtttttatcaaaAGCATCATAGCATATTTTCCAATATAGCAAGAACTTGAAAACACAAGAAAGCCAATAAAGTcttgtataaaaatgtattaaaaacatacaGCATTTTGCTCATTTGATTAGAAAATGCATGCATTTACACCTATTAAATTTTTTAAGCAGATATTTAATCATCGTCATttgtaagagaaaaaaaaaaaaaaaataaaaaattgcaccCCATTTGTagaataacagaaaaaaaaaaaaaaaaacactcgaTTGTGAAGCACTGATGTTTATTTGAGTTTAATCCAACACATTCACATTTCTGCAATACAAATAAGTGGTTTTAGTAAACAagtaatataaaaatactatttttttttcacacttgATTTAGGAAATGT comes from Xyrauchen texanus isolate HMW12.3.18 chromosome 18, RBS_HiC_50CHRs, whole genome shotgun sequence and encodes:
- the klhl23 gene encoding kelch-like protein 23 isoform X1 yields the protein MSGKVQSSYSYEFCDATHSSEVLDALHDFQTRGLFTDITLQCSSGEVFHCHKAVLSARSSYFRVMFTLDMRERIKDIINLPCIDGEILGALVNYVYTSKVSITQSNVQSLLETADLLQFSSLKNACENFLMRVLDVDNCIGMQSFAELHVCPALEREARRVILGRFEELKHQEEFLEMDLQKLMVILATENLNIRKDETLLEAVVRWVAHDTVTRIDHLPELLSCIDLQVDDLYLVTALGLHRRCSESKLLSLILSSLKPSKGFSQCCKKLTCSLYVIGGYYWHPLCEVHIWDPISNTWVQGKDMPDFARESYSVVLLGPTIYVTGGYRTETVDALDTVWIYNTDSDEWTKGCPMNTARYYHCSVALHGGIYVIGGYTGGAPTRETEFFDPLKKTWLPVAEMIQGVGNATACVVNDRIYVTGGHYGYKGSCTYEKIQTYRADINEWSIATISPHPEYGLCSVSLNNKLYLVGGQTTITDCYSPEQDEWRQMSVMKERRMECGAAVINGCIYVAGGYSYSKGTYLQCIERYDPEIDCWEIVGNLPSPARSHGCVCVFGL
- the klhl23 gene encoding kelch-like protein 23 isoform X2; its protein translation is MSGKVQSSYSYEFCDATHSSEVLDALHDFQTRGLFTDITLQCSSGEVFHCHKAVLSARSSYFRVMFTLDMRERIKDIINLPCIDGEILGALVNYVYTSKVSITQSNVQSLLETADLLQFSSLKNACENFLMRVLDVDNCIGMQSFAELHVCPALEREARRVILGRFEELKHQEEFLEMDLQKLMVILATENLNIRKDETLLEAVVRWVAHDTVTRIDHLPELLSCIDLQVDDLYLVTALGLHRRCSESKLLSLILSSLKPSKGFSQCCKKLTCSLYVIGGYYWHPLCEVHIWDPISNTWVQGKDMPDFARESYSVVLLGPTIYVTGGYRTETVDALDTVWIYNTDSDEWTKGCPMNTARYYHCSVALHGGIYVIGGYTGGAPTRETEFFDPLKKTWLPVAEMIQGVGNATACVVNDRIYVTGGHYGYKGSCTYEKIQTYRADINEWSIATISPHPEKSGSDIRPEKQKGGCNNMRSMAFAPSH